The following proteins are encoded in a genomic region of Methanoculleus bourgensis MS2:
- a CDS encoding nucleotide sugar dehydrogenase has translation MKICVLGLGYIGLPTALLLAAHGSDVVGVDVKQSVVDCLNHGKLPFKEPGIEDLYQQAKDRFVAEREPGAADVFLIAVPTPLDPATKVSDLSYVKRAADTIAAHLREGNLVILESTVPPGTSERVVIPRLEKSGVTIRDFLYAHCPERAIPGRTLKEMVCNSRIIGGYDRDSTDQATSLYQTFVCGEIYQTDTRTAEFVKLMENTCRDVNIALANEFAKLADECGVNVWEAISLANKHPRVSILNPGPGVGGHCIAIDPWFLTENSTRCRMVSTAREVNDSMPNYVLHITRDLLTGIKDPVISIFGVAYKGNVGDTRESPAFKFIQLAENEGYAIRCHDPYVREFPHPLMEMADAAAGSNCIVILADHDCFRGIEPAGLRMRTKFVIDARNILDHEQWTSQGFAVRVLGDGSLVHPVPLDEGIPPAGLYSTDATRPITASSPPSVPLLSPDGRERFL, from the coding sequence ATGAAGATCTGTGTACTGGGATTAGGATACATTGGGTTACCGACCGCATTGCTGCTTGCCGCTCACGGCTCGGATGTTGTGGGCGTCGATGTAAAACAGAGTGTGGTAGATTGTCTGAATCATGGAAAACTCCCCTTCAAGGAGCCCGGTATCGAGGACCTTTATCAGCAGGCAAAAGACCGGTTTGTTGCAGAGAGAGAACCCGGGGCCGCGGATGTCTTCCTGATAGCCGTGCCGACGCCCCTGGACCCGGCAACAAAGGTCTCGGACCTCTCATACGTCAAACGAGCGGCCGACACGATCGCTGCTCATCTCCGGGAGGGGAACCTGGTCATCCTCGAATCAACCGTCCCCCCCGGAACGAGTGAGCGTGTTGTCATTCCAAGGCTCGAGAAGAGCGGCGTTACCATCAGGGATTTCTTATACGCACATTGCCCTGAACGGGCAATCCCCGGGCGGACCTTAAAAGAGATGGTCTGCAACAGCCGCATCATCGGCGGGTACGACCGGGACTCCACTGATCAGGCGACCTCACTCTATCAGACCTTCGTCTGCGGGGAGATCTACCAGACCGACACCCGGACGGCTGAGTTTGTCAAGTTGATGGAGAACACCTGCCGCGACGTGAATATCGCGCTCGCGAACGAGTTTGCAAAGCTCGCGGATGAGTGCGGTGTCAACGTCTGGGAGGCCATCAGCCTTGCAAACAAGCATCCCCGGGTCTCGATCCTCAATCCGGGCCCGGGAGTCGGGGGACACTGCATCGCCATCGACCCCTGGTTTCTGACCGAGAACTCGACACGGTGCAGGATGGTTTCCACGGCGCGGGAGGTCAATGATTCCATGCCAAATTATGTGCTGCACATCACCCGTGACCTGCTCACCGGCATCAAGGACCCGGTTATCAGCATCTTCGGTGTTGCCTACAAGGGCAACGTCGGTGATACCCGGGAGAGCCCGGCGTTTAAGTTCATCCAGCTCGCCGAGAACGAAGGGTATGCCATCAGGTGCCACGACCCCTACGTGAGGGAGTTCCCGCACCCCCTCATGGAGATGGCTGATGCGGCAGCGGGGAGCAACTGTATCGTCATACTCGCCGACCACGACTGCTTCCGCGGGATCGAACCGGCGGGGCTCCGGATGAGAACGAAGTTTGTCATAGATGCCCGGAACATCCTCGACCATGAACAGTGGACCAGCCAGGGTTTTGCTGTCCGTGTTCTGGGCGATGGTTCGCTGGTGCATCCGGTGCCCCTGGACGAAGGTATCCCTCCGGCAGGCCTGTATTCCACAGACGCGACCCGGCCCATCACAGCGTCATCGCCGCCGTCTGTCCCCCTGCTCTCCCCTGACGGGCGGGAGAGGTTTCTCTAA
- a CDS encoding dihydropteroate synthase-like protein, whose product MRILLPTGSATVGIVKAAVRRASDRYEIDVVVTGDIASFLAPGDLKRLLRGGDYDMAIVSGMCTASFADVERETGVPVYRGPRHAADLPLVLPVLEQIRLSKTVPADEFLADTRREEACRQVALREEGADPDFIIRGVKIGGGARMKVLAEIMDAHRRDDLEGEVRRFFADGADIVDLGFGFDATPEDVERCFSALEGIEGPLAVDTQDPLLIAAALFRADLVLSLHEGNIPVVGEAVADAGAAAVVVPREQTLSENLAAAEEAGICCLIADPLLQPVGSGLTGSLRGFLGVSYPLFFGAGNVVELLDADSPGANALLAGMAHEVGAAVIFTSEHSDKTTGSVAEMRRATEMMALMTGRPYPKDLGIDLLILKEKRRRREPPLEYERVMEACPTPDEITYDPLGCIRIGIEGDFVVAVHRGHAVRGKHWEDVFYTLLENGSLSRLDHAAYLGKELFKAELAIRLKRSFEQDGPF is encoded by the coding sequence ATGCGCATTCTCCTGCCGACCGGTTCGGCAACGGTCGGAATTGTGAAGGCGGCGGTTCGCCGGGCGAGCGACCGCTATGAGATAGATGTGGTGGTCACCGGCGATATAGCGTCGTTCCTCGCGCCCGGCGACCTCAAGCGGCTGCTTCGCGGCGGCGACTACGATATGGCAATCGTCTCCGGGATGTGCACCGCATCCTTCGCCGACGTCGAGCGCGAGACCGGTGTCCCGGTCTACCGGGGGCCGCGGCATGCGGCAGATCTCCCGCTGGTGCTCCCGGTTCTGGAACAGATCAGGCTCTCAAAGACCGTCCCCGCTGATGAATTCCTGGCAGATACGCGCCGCGAAGAGGCCTGCCGGCAGGTGGCGCTCCGGGAAGAGGGGGCGGACCCTGACTTCATCATCAGGGGCGTAAAGATTGGCGGAGGAGCGCGGATGAAGGTGCTTGCCGAGATCATGGACGCGCACAGGCGTGACGACCTGGAGGGTGAGGTCAGGCGTTTCTTTGCCGACGGGGCCGATATCGTGGACCTGGGGTTTGGCTTCGATGCGACGCCTGAGGATGTGGAGCGGTGTTTTTCGGCGCTTGAGGGTATCGAGGGGCCCCTGGCGGTCGATACGCAGGATCCTCTCCTCATCGCGGCGGCGCTCTTCCGTGCCGACCTGGTGCTCTCCCTGCACGAGGGGAATATCCCTGTCGTGGGCGAGGCGGTGGCTGATGCCGGGGCGGCCGCGGTCGTGGTGCCGCGCGAGCAGACGCTTTCTGAGAACCTTGCGGCGGCAGAGGAGGCAGGGATCTGCTGTCTCATCGCTGACCCCCTCCTCCAACCGGTGGGGTCCGGGCTCACCGGTTCGCTCCGGGGGTTTTTGGGGGTTTCCTATCCGCTCTTCTTTGGGGCCGGGAACGTCGTGGAACTCCTGGACGCCGACTCTCCGGGGGCGAACGCGCTGCTTGCGGGGATGGCGCACGAGGTCGGTGCCGCCGTCATCTTCACGAGCGAGCACAGCGACAAGACCACGGGATCGGTGGCTGAGATGCGGCGGGCAACCGAGATGATGGCGTTGATGACCGGCCGCCCGTACCCCAAGGACCTGGGGATCGACCTCCTGATTCTGAAAGAGAAGCGGCGGCGGCGGGAACCCCCGCTGGAGTACGAGCGCGTCATGGAGGCGTGCCCCACGCCTGATGAGATCACCTACGACCCCCTCGGGTGCATCCGCATCGGTATCGAGGGGGATTTTGTCGTGGCGGTCCACCGGGGCCACGCCGTGCGGGGGAAGCACTGGGAGGACGTCTTTTACACGCTTCTTGAGAACGGGAGCCTTTCGCGCCTCGACCACGCCGCCTACCTCGGCAAAGAACTCTTCAAGGCAGAACTCGCTATCAGGCTGAAGAGGAGCTTCGAGCAGGACGGGCCGTTCTGA
- a CDS encoding fasciclin domain-containing protein, whose amino-acid sequence MRRNPVIPWLAAALAIGLIALPALAATVAVEIRGGAYHPASLTVEENTTVTWTNYDTVSHTVTGTGGAFDSGPIEQNETFNYTFTGTGTYPYGCTLNASTQRTPMQGVVIVVPEGMMVTPGEEPEGVTLADVIAQDENLTTFTAAVEKAGLAQTVFASGGPYTLFAPDDAAFETLGNETLAGILNDTVMLDTLLMYHMVEGNYTAEDLMAEVNATGNETVLSTLTGDTLSISVANGTLMVENATIVASDITADNGIIHIIDRVLLPPGSGIGEAPENVTPEVTPAERVIP is encoded by the coding sequence ATGAGAAGAAATCCTGTTATACCCTGGCTCGCGGCAGCCCTGGCCATCGGCCTCATCGCTCTGCCTGCCCTGGCGGCGACGGTCGCAGTCGAGATACGGGGAGGGGCGTATCACCCTGCCTCGCTCACGGTCGAGGAGAACACGACGGTCACCTGGACGAATTACGATACGGTAAGTCATACCGTCACCGGCACAGGAGGGGCCTTTGACTCCGGGCCGATAGAGCAGAACGAGACGTTCAACTACACATTCACCGGTACGGGGACCTACCCCTACGGCTGTACGCTCAACGCCTCGACGCAGCGAACGCCCATGCAGGGTGTCGTCATCGTCGTCCCGGAGGGTATGATGGTCACCCCCGGGGAGGAGCCGGAGGGCGTGACGCTGGCCGATGTGATCGCGCAGGACGAGAACCTGACCACCTTTACGGCGGCAGTTGAGAAAGCAGGGCTTGCGCAGACGGTGTTTGCGAGCGGTGGACCGTACACGCTCTTTGCTCCGGACGATGCCGCCTTCGAGACCCTCGGCAACGAGACCCTTGCAGGAATCCTAAACGACACCGTGATGCTGGACACCCTGCTCATGTACCACATGGTGGAGGGGAACTACACCGCCGAAGACCTTATGGCCGAGGTGAACGCTACCGGGAACGAGACGGTTCTTTCGACGCTCACCGGTGACACCCTCTCTATCAGCGTGGCGAACGGCACCCTCATGGTGGAGAACGCAACGATCGTCGCGTCCGATATCACGGCCGACAACGGTATCATCCATATCATCGATAGGGTTCTGCTGCCGCCGGGGAGCGGGATCGGCGAGGCGCCGGAGAATGTGACCCCAGAGGTCACGCCGGCTGAGCGTGTCATCCCCTGA
- a CDS encoding glycosyltransferase family 2 protein has translation MPLPQCIDAETDRWIERRVSWKLDQETRIHVPTLRCEVQEQINPLRAPTAAGYRRVVNETAEPASIRSRRLGNKRTLAAIPCFNEEVAIGSVVLMARLHVDEVLVIDDGCTDNTVKVARDAGATVISHGAQMGKGRGIKNALRYAVEHDYDCLVFMDGDGQHNPDEIPALVEPILSGTADLVIGFRTFDQMPAYRRFGRAVLDLVSSNGNSITDSQCGFRALSRKTIESMFHTLKKDDFSIESEMLRVAQEERLRIGETPINCKYGDFDTSTMNPVSHGIEVLGSILWLTVERKPLLHIGLPGLATMLAGVYLLLLFLQGFNETGLFSIGQGMLASLLLIPGTVALIVGLVLALIARLRE, from the coding sequence GTGCCATTGCCACAGTGCATAGATGCAGAGACAGACAGATGGATCGAACGACGCGTATCCTGGAAACTCGATCAGGAAACCCGGATACATGTTCCCACTCTCCGGTGTGAGGTCCAGGAGCAGATCAACCCTCTGCGGGCGCCGACGGCGGCCGGATACCGGCGGGTGGTGAACGAGACCGCTGAACCTGCCTCCATCCGGTCCCGCCGGTTGGGTAACAAGAGAACACTTGCAGCGATTCCCTGTTTCAACGAAGAGGTTGCAATCGGTTCGGTTGTCCTGATGGCCCGGTTGCACGTCGACGAGGTTCTCGTAATAGATGACGGGTGTACAGACAATACCGTGAAGGTCGCCCGGGATGCCGGAGCGACCGTGATCTCGCACGGAGCCCAGATGGGAAAAGGAAGGGGGATAAAGAATGCACTTCGGTATGCAGTCGAGCACGACTATGACTGCCTGGTCTTTATGGACGGAGACGGCCAGCACAACCCCGATGAGATACCCGCCCTCGTTGAGCCAATCCTCTCCGGTACCGCCGACCTCGTCATCGGGTTCCGGACCTTCGACCAGATGCCCGCATACCGGAGGTTTGGCCGGGCGGTGCTCGATCTTGTCTCCAGCAACGGCAATTCGATCACCGACTCGCAGTGCGGGTTCCGGGCGCTGAGCAGGAAGACCATAGAATCGATGTTTCATACACTGAAAAAAGATGATTTCTCGATCGAATCGGAGATGCTCAGGGTCGCGCAGGAGGAGCGCCTGCGCATCGGGGAGACTCCAATCAACTGTAAATATGGTGATTTTGATACGTCCACGATGAACCCCGTATCCCATGGAATAGAGGTGCTCGGATCAATACTCTGGCTCACAGTGGAGAGGAAACCCCTCCTGCACATAGGTCTGCCCGGGCTTGCCACGATGCTCGCAGGTGTGTATCTTCTGCTCCTGTTTCTCCAGGGATTCAATGAAACCGGCCTTTTCTCGATCGGGCAGGGCATGCTTGCATCGCTCCTCCTGATCCCCGGGACCGTCGCTCTCATAGTGGGCCTGGTGCTCGCTCTCATTGCAAGATTGCGGGAGTGA
- a CDS encoding glycosyltransferase family 4 protein, which produces MKRVCIVSQHFPPEKSGNASRIYDTAVHLARLGIDVTVLAPHPTFPTGSFPRTWRRVREGEIDGVRVVRLWTWQPGSGDPGFASRMAYYLIFPLHVLLWLCSPRNRFDVVITSAPPLFTGIPGYVLRRTTRVKWILDIRDLWIDASISLGFLREGSIQEKVSRKFEGMCLARADLVGVTTKELGRRILSRYRVTAPMELMPNGVNTDFFRPTNSGKKQQIIYAGNVGHAQDLDKVALAVKSMNGTYNLKLLIVGDGDTREHLERLVKAENLTDSVIFTGILPREEIPGLLSESLVGVAPLKRLETLEYAAPTKAYEYMACGIPFIGCGNGEIAHLAKESGAGVIAENTPEAIAATLSSLLDDPERREEMGRRGREYVAEHYDRRAIALKLKQQIERITWTGA; this is translated from the coding sequence ATGAAACGGGTATGCATCGTATCACAACACTTTCCACCTGAGAAGTCCGGGAACGCATCGCGTATCTACGATACCGCTGTGCATCTTGCAAGACTGGGTATCGACGTGACTGTGCTTGCACCTCACCCCACGTTCCCCACGGGGTCGTTCCCGCGTACCTGGAGGCGGGTCCGGGAAGGGGAGATCGATGGAGTCCGGGTTGTACGCCTCTGGACCTGGCAGCCCGGCTCCGGTGACCCGGGGTTCGCAAGCAGGATGGCCTACTATCTCATCTTCCCGCTCCACGTTCTTCTCTGGCTTTGCTCCCCCCGGAACCGGTTTGATGTGGTCATCACGTCGGCACCCCCTCTCTTCACCGGGATCCCGGGCTACGTGCTCCGGCGGACAACCCGGGTGAAGTGGATCCTCGATATCCGCGACCTCTGGATCGATGCGTCTATAAGTCTTGGATTCCTCCGGGAGGGGAGCATCCAAGAGAAGGTGAGCCGGAAGTTTGAGGGAATGTGCCTCGCCCGGGCTGACCTCGTGGGTGTCACGACCAAAGAACTCGGGCGGAGGATCCTGTCACGCTACAGGGTCACGGCTCCCATGGAGTTGATGCCAAACGGTGTCAACACCGACTTCTTCCGCCCCACAAACAGCGGGAAGAAGCAGCAGATTATATACGCCGGTAACGTCGGGCACGCACAGGACCTCGATAAGGTAGCGCTCGCCGTCAAGTCGATGAACGGCACCTACAACCTGAAGCTCCTCATCGTAGGCGACGGCGACACGAGAGAGCACCTCGAGCGGCTGGTGAAGGCTGAGAACCTGACCGATTCGGTCATATTTACTGGCATCCTCCCCCGGGAGGAGATCCCGGGGCTGCTCTCTGAGTCGCTTGTGGGGGTGGCGCCGCTGAAACGACTCGAGACCCTCGAGTATGCCGCTCCCACCAAGGCATACGAGTACATGGCGTGCGGGATACCGTTCATCGGATGCGGGAACGGCGAGATCGCCCACCTCGCCAAAGAGTCGGGTGCCGGGGTCATCGCCGAAAACACCCCGGAGGCGATCGCCGCGACGCTCTCTTCGCTCCTGGACGACCCCGAGAGGAGGGAGGAGATGGGGCGCCGGGGGCGGGAGTACGTCGCAGAGCACTATGACCGGAGGGCGATCGCCCTCAAACTGAAGCAGCAGATCGAGAGGATAACATGGACGGGCGCGTGA
- the truA gene encoding tRNA pseudouridine(38-40) synthase TruA, with protein MKLAIRFSYFGDRFFGSQMQPGLRTVEGEFIAACRRLGLFEDWREAGFVTAGRTDRGVHARCQVCSFFTEKPDRAIRSLNRVLPEDIWCTAWAGVPDRFHPRYSAMSRTYRYFFFPVPGNVALMHEAAGEFVGRHDFSAFARAGGRDPERNVLSARVFENGPFAVFEVTGVSFLWNMVRGMATALERVGRGEADVGDIARLLAEPPGRRLPAAPPEGLVLWDISYGIPFTPLPIDEKSRRYRADRRHRYYTLMAEVSALLAPEEELHD; from the coding sequence ATGAAACTGGCAATTCGCTTCTCGTACTTCGGGGACCGTTTCTTCGGCTCACAGATGCAGCCTGGGCTTCGCACCGTGGAGGGGGAGTTCATCGCGGCCTGCAGACGCCTGGGCCTCTTCGAAGACTGGCGGGAGGCAGGATTTGTCACGGCCGGCCGCACCGACCGTGGAGTGCATGCCAGGTGCCAGGTCTGCTCGTTTTTTACCGAAAAACCGGACCGGGCGATCCGGTCACTGAACCGGGTGCTTCCAGAGGATATCTGGTGTACGGCATGGGCAGGGGTGCCGGACAGGTTCCACCCGCGATACAGTGCCATGTCACGGACCTACCGCTACTTCTTCTTCCCGGTCCCGGGCAACGTCGCTCTCATGCATGAGGCAGCAGGGGAGTTTGTCGGGCGACACGACTTCTCGGCGTTCGCCCGCGCCGGTGGCCGGGACCCCGAACGGAATGTGCTCAGCGCACGGGTCTTTGAGAACGGGCCGTTCGCCGTCTTTGAGGTGACCGGGGTGAGTTTTCTCTGGAATATGGTCAGGGGCATGGCAACCGCGCTCGAGCGGGTGGGGAGAGGCGAGGCCGACGTTGGGGACATCGCCCGGCTCCTTGCCGAGCCCCCTGGACGGAGGCTTCCTGCGGCCCCACCAGAGGGGCTTGTGCTCTGGGATATCAGCTACGGGATTCCTTTTACGCCGCTCCCGATCGACGAGAAGAGCCGCCGGTACCGTGCCGACCGACGCCACCGCTACTATACCCTTATGGCTGAGGTATCAGCACTCCTTGCACCAGAGGAGGAGTTGCACGACTGA
- the wecB gene encoding non-hydrolyzing UDP-N-acetylglucosamine 2-epimerase, with protein MIGILLGTRPEIIKMSPVIRECEQRGLDYFILHTGQHYSYEMDRLFFEELELPDPDYNLDVGSGTHAGQTAKIMTGVEEILAKESPEIVLVQGDTNTVMAGALAASKLHMRVGHIEAGLRSFNRQMPEEINRVVTDHISDYLFAPTESARENLLAEGIDDTKICVTGNTVVDAVYQNLDIAKKKANILKDLDLEPRKYFLVTAHRQENVDNRARLKEILKGLEGVQKEFSLPVVFPVHPRTEKRIKEMGFGVDGLNLTKPFGFLEFLQLESQAKLVLTDSGGVQEETCVLGVPCATMRYDTERPETLDVGSNILVGADAKKILEGVRSATAWKRAWRNPYGDGIAGKMIVMVCAAARSQ; from the coding sequence ATGATCGGCATACTACTCGGCACACGGCCCGAAATCATCAAGATGTCTCCGGTTATCAGGGAGTGCGAGCAAAGAGGTCTTGACTACTTCATACTCCACACCGGACAGCACTACTCCTACGAGATGGACCGGCTCTTCTTTGAGGAGCTTGAACTACCTGACCCTGATTACAACCTCGACGTGGGTTCCGGAACCCATGCGGGCCAGACTGCGAAGATCATGACCGGCGTCGAGGAAATTCTGGCAAAGGAGTCCCCCGAGATCGTCCTGGTGCAGGGGGACACGAACACCGTCATGGCCGGGGCTCTCGCGGCATCGAAACTTCATATGCGGGTAGGCCACATCGAGGCAGGTCTCCGGAGTTTCAACCGCCAGATGCCGGAGGAGATCAACCGGGTTGTCACCGACCATATCTCAGATTACCTCTTTGCTCCGACAGAGAGCGCCCGGGAGAATCTCCTTGCGGAGGGCATCGATGACACCAAGATCTGTGTGACCGGCAACACCGTCGTCGATGCGGTGTACCAGAACCTTGACATCGCAAAGAAAAAGGCTAACATCCTCAAAGACCTCGACCTCGAGCCCCGTAAGTACTTCCTCGTTACCGCCCACCGACAGGAGAACGTGGACAACCGGGCACGCCTCAAGGAGATCCTGAAAGGGCTCGAGGGGGTGCAGAAGGAGTTCTCCCTGCCGGTCGTCTTCCCGGTCCACCCGAGGACCGAGAAGCGGATCAAGGAGATGGGGTTCGGGGTCGACGGACTAAACCTCACCAAACCCTTCGGGTTCTTAGAGTTCCTGCAGCTGGAGTCGCAGGCGAAACTCGTCTTGACCGATTCCGGCGGTGTTCAGGAAGAGACCTGTGTTCTCGGTGTCCCGTGCGCCACGATGCGTTACGATACGGAGCGGCCCGAGACGCTTGACGTCGGATCGAACATCCTGGTCGGCGCCGATGCAAAGAAGATCCTTGAAGGAGTCCGCTCCGCAACCGCCTGGAAACGCGCCTGGAGAAACCCGTATGGGGATGGAATCGCCGGAAAAATGATCGTGATGGTCTGTGCTGCCGCACGGTCCCAATAA
- a CDS encoding small multi-drug export protein, translated as MQRVGVRSDGGSDDRPGWLKVSVPFLLCGVVFVGAGLILPTEQWLLLFCMMVAYVVPPLGRETIIPAGILLGIPWWLIAFTLAFLDFAGGLFMAWNFPLVLRIPYVGPWIQRFMAAGRTYLDRRPWLERFYFLGLIIFVSIPFDGSGSIVGSIVGRMLGMTKTEVLSCITIGGVIGSFAIALGIDYITNLIPAEAGPWVSFAVFLVIGTALLVMYRSYSRMRETDA; from the coding sequence ATGCAGCGGGTCGGCGTCAGGAGTGATGGGGGGTCCGATGACCGGCCGGGCTGGCTGAAGGTCTCGGTCCCGTTCCTGCTCTGCGGAGTCGTATTCGTCGGAGCGGGTCTCATTCTCCCGACAGAGCAGTGGCTCCTGCTCTTCTGCATGATGGTCGCCTACGTCGTCCCGCCGCTTGGCCGGGAGACGATCATCCCGGCCGGTATTCTCCTCGGCATTCCCTGGTGGCTGATCGCGTTCACCCTGGCGTTCCTGGATTTTGCCGGCGGGCTCTTCATGGCCTGGAACTTTCCGCTGGTCCTGCGCATCCCGTATGTCGGCCCGTGGATCCAGCGCTTCATGGCGGCGGGCAGGACCTACCTGGACCGGCGGCCGTGGCTTGAGCGGTTCTATTTTCTTGGTCTCATCATCTTCGTAAGCATCCCCTTTGACGGGTCGGGGAGCATCGTCGGCTCAATCGTCGGGAGGATGCTTGGGATGACGAAGACGGAGGTCCTCTCCTGCATCACTATCGGCGGGGTTATCGGGAGTTTTGCCATCGCGCTCGGCATCGATTATATCACGAATCTCATCCCGGCAGAGGCCGGACCCTGGGTCTCGTTCGCCGTCTTTCTGGTGATCGGCACCGCGCTCCTGGTGATGTACCGGAGTTACTCGCGGATGCGGGAGACAGACGCCTGA
- a CDS encoding CehA/McbA family metallohydrolase, with translation MLRCDLHIHTRFSRDGESSVEEVLRRAEAIGLDAVAITDHDTVDGARYALQCDTTVTVIPGTEISTRQGHLLALGVTEPLPAGRDFLETVALARARGALLILPHPYHRWRHGVGRKLATSIGAVDAVEVFNSRYITGSANRKAAVAARRYRKPGVAGSDAHNARYVGFGVTYVAAEPDVASILTAIREGRTMAGGRMTPLHTYTRQSIKGALRRIRQTVDR, from the coding sequence ATGCTGCGGTGCGATCTGCATATCCATACCAGGTTCTCCAGGGACGGAGAGAGCAGTGTGGAGGAGGTTCTGCGCAGGGCGGAGGCGATTGGCCTTGACGCCGTCGCGATCACCGATCACGATACGGTGGATGGCGCCCGCTACGCCCTCCAGTGCGACACCACCGTGACCGTGATCCCGGGCACTGAGATATCAACGAGACAGGGCCACCTGCTCGCTCTCGGGGTCACGGAACCCCTGCCGGCAGGCCGCGACTTCCTCGAGACCGTCGCCCTGGCCCGGGCGCGGGGAGCCCTCCTGATCCTCCCGCACCCCTACCACCGCTGGCGCCACGGCGTCGGGAGGAAACTTGCGACCAGCATCGGGGCCGTGGATGCTGTGGAAGTCTTCAACAGCCGCTACATCACCGGGTCGGCGAACCGGAAGGCCGCGGTTGCCGCACGGAGATACAGGAAACCCGGGGTTGCAGGAAGCGACGCTCACAACGCCCGTTACGTCGGGTTCGGGGTCACGTACGTTGCGGCAGAGCCGGACGTGGCCTCCATCCTCACCGCGATCCGGGAAGGGCGGACGATGGCCGGAGGGAGAATGACCCCGCTGCACACCTACACCCGGCAGTCCATCAAAGGCGCTCTCCGCCGGATACGGCAAACGGTAGACCGATGA
- a CDS encoding adenylyltransferase/cytidyltransferase family protein, with product MIRVVATGTFDILHPGHLYYLEESRRLGDELYVIVARDANVKHKPRPILPEDQRLRMVGALKPVDHALLGDLHDMFKPITEIGPDIITLGFNQHFSEEGLRQKLTDRGLGADVVRISGYPGPLASSSKIIEHILNTRGPTRPAGEGE from the coding sequence GTGATCCGCGTGGTCGCAACCGGGACGTTTGACATCCTCCACCCCGGGCACCTCTACTACCTTGAAGAATCCCGGAGGCTCGGCGACGAACTCTACGTGATTGTGGCGCGGGACGCGAACGTGAAGCATAAGCCAAGACCGATCCTTCCAGAGGATCAAAGGCTCCGGATGGTCGGGGCATTAAAACCGGTCGATCATGCGCTCCTCGGGGACCTCCATGATATGTTTAAGCCGATCACTGAGATTGGGCCGGATATCATCACGCTTGGGTTTAACCAGCATTTCAGTGAGGAGGGGCTCCGGCAGAAACTCACGGATCGCGGGCTTGGCGCGGACGTCGTCCGGATATCAGGGTATCCCGGTCCGCTCGCCAGTTCGTCAAAGATCATTGAGCATATCCTCAACACCCGGGGGCCCACCCGTCCCGCCGGAGAGGGGGAGTGA
- a CDS encoding Mov34/MPN/PAD-1 family protein: MAVHGISRDLLAMLFELGREHHPNEFVAVLRERDGIIRDLDLVPGTIVREESASFRIDMLPLDIHQAGSAHSHPNGVLSPSSADLRFFPTVGRYHIIVGYPYRERDWRCYRADGSPTHLEVVE; encoded by the coding sequence ATGGCTGTACACGGGATCAGCAGGGATCTGCTTGCTATGCTCTTCGAACTTGGGCGGGAACATCACCCGAACGAATTCGTTGCGGTGCTGCGGGAGCGCGACGGCATCATCCGCGACCTCGACCTGGTGCCCGGCACGATCGTCAGGGAAGAGAGCGCCTCGTTCCGCATCGATATGCTCCCGCTGGATATTCACCAGGCCGGCAGCGCCCATAGCCACCCCAACGGCGTCCTCTCTCCGTCATCAGCGGATCTCAGGTTCTTTCCCACGGTAGGCCGCTACCATATCATCGTCGGGTATCCCTACAGGGAGAGGGACTGGCGATGCTACCGGGCAGACGGCAGCCCCACGCACCTCGAGGTGGTCGAGTGA